A single region of the Camelus ferus isolate YT-003-E chromosome 2, BCGSAC_Cfer_1.0, whole genome shotgun sequence genome encodes:
- the TRMT44 gene encoding probable tRNA (uracil-O(2)-)-methyltransferase isoform X1 has product MAELGRVVVRDPASLLPGGFWAGVAVWLERPQVANKRLCGVRLEARRSATLPRAEARGPGPNAGPEQEEQAGAGCRPEEGPGPGQRFPEEGPGPRPSAGPAESQGRRQQGEAQRKAAAAPLLSGAPEQRGKAGAGEGDFAALHLDSLWDDFSQSLAGGNRELLTFLSGSGAESQPEAQHELDVVLRTVIPKTSPHCPLGGPRKEIVVQDVLNGTVTFLPLEEGDEGNLKVKMSNVYQIQLSQNEGEWFISVLIFCPERWHSDGIVYPKPTWLGEELLAKLARWCVEGRQSGFKSTLSLVSIMKYSKAYQELKEKYKGMVKVWPEVTDPEKFVYEDVAIAAYLLILWEEERAERGLTAKQSFVDLGCGNGLLVHILSSEGHPGRGIDVRRRNIWDMYGPQTHLEEGAVTPNDNTLFPEADWLIGNHSDELTPWIPVIAARSSYHCRFFVLPCCFFDFIGKYQRRQSTKTQYRGYLDFLTEVGSACGFHVVEDCLRIPSTKRVCLIGKSRTYPAAAEASMDEQRTRYISSRRGCPVSPPGEGLGALEAAAGHAPGAQAGQRGTEARPEGLWLSGFHPREKAERVRNCATLPRDFIDQVVLRVARLLLGGQRSDAGSAPRGGVEAWNRGGSLSLAEVASELDRETLQRLKRECGGLQTLLRNSHQVFQVVNGQVRIRDWREEKLWEEKELEARKTRICWFFTHHPDGCVLPSDCCPFAHGPRELRPAPATRKKRQLL; this is encoded by the exons ATGGCTGAGCTGGGTCGGGTTGTCGTGCGCGACCCGGCCTCCCTGCTCCCGGGGGGCTTCTGGGCGGGGGTGGCCGTGTGGCTGGAGAGGCCACAGGTGGCGAACAAGCGGCTGTGTGGCGTCCGCCTGGAGGCCCGGCGGAGCGCCACCCTACCCCGAGCCGAGGCCCGCGGCCCCGGGCCGAACGCAGGCCCCGAGCAGGAGGAGCAGGCCGGGGCGGGATGCCGACCGGAGGAGGGCCCGGGACCCGGCCAGCGTTTCCCCGAGGAGGGGCCGGGCCCCAGGCCGAGCGCAGGGCCCGCGGAGTCCCAGGGCCGGCGGCAGCAAGGGGAGGCCCAGAGGAAGGCAGCCGCAGCGCCCCTGCTCTCAGGGGCCCCTGAGCAGCGCGGCAAGGCTGGAGCCGGGGAGGGCGACTTCGCCGCCTTGCATCTGGATTCTCTCTGGGACGATTTCTCCCAAAGTCTCGCCGGCGGCAACCGAGAGTTGCTAACCTTCCTCTCCGGCTCTGGGGCCGAATCGCAGCCAGAGGCTCAGCACGAGCTCGACGTGGTTCTCAGAACCGTCATCCCGAAAACGAGCCCGCACTGCCCGCTTGGTGGCCCGAGGAAAGAAATAGTCGTGCAAG ATGTCCTCAATGGAACAGTAACGTTTTTGCCTCTGGAAGAAGGTGACGAAGGCAACTTGAAGGTTAAGATGAGCAATGTGTATCAAATTCAGCTCAGCCAGAACGAAGGAGAGTG gttcatatctgttttaattttctgtccaGAAAGATGGCATTCAGATGGAATTGTTTATCCCAAACCCACCTGGCTTGGAGAAGAGCTGCTGGCCAAGCTGGCCAGGTGGTGTGTGGAGGGCAGGCAGAGTGGATTCAAAAGCACCCTGTCCCTCGTCTCCATCATGAAGTACAGCAAGGCTTACCAGGAGCTTAAAGAGAAGTATAAAGGCATGGTCAAG GTGTGGCCCGAAGTAACTGATCCTGAGAAGTTTGTATATGAGGATGTGGCGATTGCTGCCTACCTGCTG attctatgggaagaagagagagctgAGCGCGGACTGACAGCTAAGCAGTCCTTTGTCGACCTCGGCTGCGGGAACGGCCTCCTGGTCCACATCCTGAGCAGTGAGGGG CACCCAGGCAGAGGGATTGATGTCCGAAGAAGAAACATCTGGGACATGTACGGACCCCAGACGCACTTGGAG gAAGGTGCAGTCACACCGAATGATAACACCCTTTTTCCTGAAGCTGATTGGTTAATCGGAAACCATTCCGACGAACTGACACCCTGGATACCTGTCATTGCAGCCAG GTCTTCCTACCACTGCCGTTTCTTTGTCCTTCCCTGCTGCTTCTTTGACTTCATTGGAAAATACCAGCGGCGGCAGAGCACGAAGACCCAGTACCGAGGATACCTGGATTTCCTCACGGAGGTGGGGTCGGCCTGTGGATTTCACGTAGTGGAGGACTGCCTTAGAATTCCTTCTACCAAAAGG GTCTGTCTCATCGGGAAATCCAGAACATACCCAGCTGCTGCAGAAGCTTCCATGGACGAGCAGAGGACGCGGTACATTAGTAGCAGGCGGGGCTGCCCCGTGAGCCCACCTGGCGAGGGTCTCGGAGCCCTGGAAGCCGCGGCTGGACATGCTCCGGGGGCGCAGGCCGGCCAGCGAGGGACGGAGGCCCGGCCCGAAGGACTCTGGCTGTCTGGGTTTCACCCTAGAGAAAAGGCCGAGCGCGTGAGGAACTGTGCCACCCTCCCTCGAGACTTTATTGACCAGGTGGTTCTGCGCGTGGCACGTCTGCTCCTGGGCGGGCAGCGGTCAGATGCTGGAAGTGCCCCCCGTGGGGGAGTGGAGGCCTGGAATCGAGGAG GGAGCCTTTCCTTGGCAGAAGTGGCCAGCGAGCTGGACAGGGAGACTCTGCAGAGACTGAAGCGCGAGTGTGGGGGCCTGCAGACGCTGCTGCGGAACAGCCACCAGGTGTTCCAAG TCGTGAACGGGCAAGTTCGCATCCGCGACTGGAGAGAAGAGAAGCTATGGGAGGAGAAGGAACTGGAAGCCCGCAAAACCCGCATCTGTTGGTTCTTCACTCATCACCCTGACGGCTGTGTTCTACCCTCGGACTGCTGCCCATTCGCCCACGGGCCCAGGGAGCTGCGGCCGGCCCCAGCCACCAGGAAGAAAAGGCAGCTTCTGTGA
- the TRMT44 gene encoding probable tRNA (uracil-O(2)-)-methyltransferase isoform X3: MCIKFSSARTKESERWHSDGIVYPKPTWLGEELLAKLARWCVEGRQSGFKSTLSLVSIMKYSKAYQELKEKYKGMVKVWPEVTDPEKFVYEDVAIAAYLLILWEEERAERGLTAKQSFVDLGCGNGLLVHILSSEGHPGRGIDVRRRNIWDMYGPQTHLEEGAVTPNDNTLFPEADWLIGNHSDELTPWIPVIAARSSYHCRFFVLPCCFFDFIGKYQRRQSTKTQYRGYLDFLTEVGSACGFHVVEDCLRIPSTKRVCLIGKSRTYPAAAEASMDEQRTRYISSRRGCPVSPPGEGLGALEAAAGHAPGAQAGQRGTEARPEGLWLSGFHPREKAERVRNCATLPRDFIDQVVLRVARLLLGGQRSDAGSAPRGGVEAWNRGGSLSLAEVASELDRETLQRLKRECGGLQTLLRNSHQVFQVVNGQVRIRDWREEKLWEEKELEARKTRICWFFTHHPDGCVLPSDCCPFAHGPRELRPAPATRKKRQLL; this comes from the exons ATGTGTATCAAATTCAGCTCAGCCAGAACGAAGGAGAGTG AAAGATGGCATTCAGATGGAATTGTTTATCCCAAACCCACCTGGCTTGGAGAAGAGCTGCTGGCCAAGCTGGCCAGGTGGTGTGTGGAGGGCAGGCAGAGTGGATTCAAAAGCACCCTGTCCCTCGTCTCCATCATGAAGTACAGCAAGGCTTACCAGGAGCTTAAAGAGAAGTATAAAGGCATGGTCAAG GTGTGGCCCGAAGTAACTGATCCTGAGAAGTTTGTATATGAGGATGTGGCGATTGCTGCCTACCTGCTG attctatgggaagaagagagagctgAGCGCGGACTGACAGCTAAGCAGTCCTTTGTCGACCTCGGCTGCGGGAACGGCCTCCTGGTCCACATCCTGAGCAGTGAGGGG CACCCAGGCAGAGGGATTGATGTCCGAAGAAGAAACATCTGGGACATGTACGGACCCCAGACGCACTTGGAG gAAGGTGCAGTCACACCGAATGATAACACCCTTTTTCCTGAAGCTGATTGGTTAATCGGAAACCATTCCGACGAACTGACACCCTGGATACCTGTCATTGCAGCCAG GTCTTCCTACCACTGCCGTTTCTTTGTCCTTCCCTGCTGCTTCTTTGACTTCATTGGAAAATACCAGCGGCGGCAGAGCACGAAGACCCAGTACCGAGGATACCTGGATTTCCTCACGGAGGTGGGGTCGGCCTGTGGATTTCACGTAGTGGAGGACTGCCTTAGAATTCCTTCTACCAAAAGG GTCTGTCTCATCGGGAAATCCAGAACATACCCAGCTGCTGCAGAAGCTTCCATGGACGAGCAGAGGACGCGGTACATTAGTAGCAGGCGGGGCTGCCCCGTGAGCCCACCTGGCGAGGGTCTCGGAGCCCTGGAAGCCGCGGCTGGACATGCTCCGGGGGCGCAGGCCGGCCAGCGAGGGACGGAGGCCCGGCCCGAAGGACTCTGGCTGTCTGGGTTTCACCCTAGAGAAAAGGCCGAGCGCGTGAGGAACTGTGCCACCCTCCCTCGAGACTTTATTGACCAGGTGGTTCTGCGCGTGGCACGTCTGCTCCTGGGCGGGCAGCGGTCAGATGCTGGAAGTGCCCCCCGTGGGGGAGTGGAGGCCTGGAATCGAGGAG GGAGCCTTTCCTTGGCAGAAGTGGCCAGCGAGCTGGACAGGGAGACTCTGCAGAGACTGAAGCGCGAGTGTGGGGGCCTGCAGACGCTGCTGCGGAACAGCCACCAGGTGTTCCAAG TCGTGAACGGGCAAGTTCGCATCCGCGACTGGAGAGAAGAGAAGCTATGGGAGGAGAAGGAACTGGAAGCCCGCAAAACCCGCATCTGTTGGTTCTTCACTCATCACCCTGACGGCTGTGTTCTACCCTCGGACTGCTGCCCATTCGCCCACGGGCCCAGGGAGCTGCGGCCGGCCCCAGCCACCAGGAAGAAAAGGCAGCTTCTGTGA
- the TRMT44 gene encoding probable tRNA (uracil-O(2)-)-methyltransferase isoform X2, protein MAELGRVVVRDPASLLPGGFWAGVAVWLERPQVANKRLCGVRLEARRSATLPRAEARGPGPNAGPEQEEQAGAGCRPEEGPGPGQRFPEEGPGPRPSAGPAESQGRRQQGEAQRKAAAAPLLSGAPEQRGKAGAGEGDFAALHLDSLWDDFSQSLAGGNRELLTFLSGSGAESQPEAQHELDVVLRTVIPKTSPHCPLGGPRKEIVVQERWHSDGIVYPKPTWLGEELLAKLARWCVEGRQSGFKSTLSLVSIMKYSKAYQELKEKYKGMVKVWPEVTDPEKFVYEDVAIAAYLLILWEEERAERGLTAKQSFVDLGCGNGLLVHILSSEGHPGRGIDVRRRNIWDMYGPQTHLEEGAVTPNDNTLFPEADWLIGNHSDELTPWIPVIAARSSYHCRFFVLPCCFFDFIGKYQRRQSTKTQYRGYLDFLTEVGSACGFHVVEDCLRIPSTKRVCLIGKSRTYPAAAEASMDEQRTRYISSRRGCPVSPPGEGLGALEAAAGHAPGAQAGQRGTEARPEGLWLSGFHPREKAERVRNCATLPRDFIDQVVLRVARLLLGGQRSDAGSAPRGGVEAWNRGGSLSLAEVASELDRETLQRLKRECGGLQTLLRNSHQVFQVVNGQVRIRDWREEKLWEEKELEARKTRICWFFTHHPDGCVLPSDCCPFAHGPRELRPAPATRKKRQLL, encoded by the exons ATGGCTGAGCTGGGTCGGGTTGTCGTGCGCGACCCGGCCTCCCTGCTCCCGGGGGGCTTCTGGGCGGGGGTGGCCGTGTGGCTGGAGAGGCCACAGGTGGCGAACAAGCGGCTGTGTGGCGTCCGCCTGGAGGCCCGGCGGAGCGCCACCCTACCCCGAGCCGAGGCCCGCGGCCCCGGGCCGAACGCAGGCCCCGAGCAGGAGGAGCAGGCCGGGGCGGGATGCCGACCGGAGGAGGGCCCGGGACCCGGCCAGCGTTTCCCCGAGGAGGGGCCGGGCCCCAGGCCGAGCGCAGGGCCCGCGGAGTCCCAGGGCCGGCGGCAGCAAGGGGAGGCCCAGAGGAAGGCAGCCGCAGCGCCCCTGCTCTCAGGGGCCCCTGAGCAGCGCGGCAAGGCTGGAGCCGGGGAGGGCGACTTCGCCGCCTTGCATCTGGATTCTCTCTGGGACGATTTCTCCCAAAGTCTCGCCGGCGGCAACCGAGAGTTGCTAACCTTCCTCTCCGGCTCTGGGGCCGAATCGCAGCCAGAGGCTCAGCACGAGCTCGACGTGGTTCTCAGAACCGTCATCCCGAAAACGAGCCCGCACTGCCCGCTTGGTGGCCCGAGGAAAGAAATAGTCGTGCAAG AAAGATGGCATTCAGATGGAATTGTTTATCCCAAACCCACCTGGCTTGGAGAAGAGCTGCTGGCCAAGCTGGCCAGGTGGTGTGTGGAGGGCAGGCAGAGTGGATTCAAAAGCACCCTGTCCCTCGTCTCCATCATGAAGTACAGCAAGGCTTACCAGGAGCTTAAAGAGAAGTATAAAGGCATGGTCAAG GTGTGGCCCGAAGTAACTGATCCTGAGAAGTTTGTATATGAGGATGTGGCGATTGCTGCCTACCTGCTG attctatgggaagaagagagagctgAGCGCGGACTGACAGCTAAGCAGTCCTTTGTCGACCTCGGCTGCGGGAACGGCCTCCTGGTCCACATCCTGAGCAGTGAGGGG CACCCAGGCAGAGGGATTGATGTCCGAAGAAGAAACATCTGGGACATGTACGGACCCCAGACGCACTTGGAG gAAGGTGCAGTCACACCGAATGATAACACCCTTTTTCCTGAAGCTGATTGGTTAATCGGAAACCATTCCGACGAACTGACACCCTGGATACCTGTCATTGCAGCCAG GTCTTCCTACCACTGCCGTTTCTTTGTCCTTCCCTGCTGCTTCTTTGACTTCATTGGAAAATACCAGCGGCGGCAGAGCACGAAGACCCAGTACCGAGGATACCTGGATTTCCTCACGGAGGTGGGGTCGGCCTGTGGATTTCACGTAGTGGAGGACTGCCTTAGAATTCCTTCTACCAAAAGG GTCTGTCTCATCGGGAAATCCAGAACATACCCAGCTGCTGCAGAAGCTTCCATGGACGAGCAGAGGACGCGGTACATTAGTAGCAGGCGGGGCTGCCCCGTGAGCCCACCTGGCGAGGGTCTCGGAGCCCTGGAAGCCGCGGCTGGACATGCTCCGGGGGCGCAGGCCGGCCAGCGAGGGACGGAGGCCCGGCCCGAAGGACTCTGGCTGTCTGGGTTTCACCCTAGAGAAAAGGCCGAGCGCGTGAGGAACTGTGCCACCCTCCCTCGAGACTTTATTGACCAGGTGGTTCTGCGCGTGGCACGTCTGCTCCTGGGCGGGCAGCGGTCAGATGCTGGAAGTGCCCCCCGTGGGGGAGTGGAGGCCTGGAATCGAGGAG GGAGCCTTTCCTTGGCAGAAGTGGCCAGCGAGCTGGACAGGGAGACTCTGCAGAGACTGAAGCGCGAGTGTGGGGGCCTGCAGACGCTGCTGCGGAACAGCCACCAGGTGTTCCAAG TCGTGAACGGGCAAGTTCGCATCCGCGACTGGAGAGAAGAGAAGCTATGGGAGGAGAAGGAACTGGAAGCCCGCAAAACCCGCATCTGTTGGTTCTTCACTCATCACCCTGACGGCTGTGTTCTACCCTCGGACTGCTGCCCATTCGCCCACGGGCCCAGGGAGCTGCGGCCGGCCCCAGCCACCAGGAAGAAAAGGCAGCTTCTGTGA